The proteins below are encoded in one region of Campylobacter rectus:
- a CDS encoding glutathionylspermidine synthase family protein has product MINLKKISPLNNEFLREIGFTWHTDPDGSDYVADELVEVSESQAEAYYNAANELYDMFVAAAQHVIDNNLYHEVGIPFNLVDLVRESWENDVHWHLYGRFDLAGGLDGKPIKLIEFNADTPTAVFETAIIQWAALKFNRMDESAQFNDLYDALKQNFRRLVTLDEETESFNEHYEGWKILFSSVAGSSEDEQTVKLLQYIAEEAGFHTAFAYVDEVVFNDEEGVFFDGENYEYWFKLVPWEDIAVEEGELAIILKNIVQNQKAIILNPAYTLLFQSKGILKILWDLYPNHPLLLQASDRPIAGKKCVKKPVFGREGANVSVIEADGSISSQNGGDYGQNRAIYQEFYEFNKDAANNSYQAGVFFAYEACALGYRRGGEILDNYSKFVGHFIK; this is encoded by the coding sequence ATGATAAATTTAAAAAAAATCAGCCCGCTAAATAACGAATTTTTACGAGAGATCGGCTTTACGTGGCACACCGATCCAGACGGCAGCGACTACGTAGCAGACGAGCTAGTCGAGGTTAGCGAGTCGCAGGCCGAGGCCTACTACAACGCCGCAAACGAGCTATACGATATGTTCGTCGCAGCCGCCCAGCACGTCATCGACAACAACCTCTACCACGAAGTCGGCATCCCGTTTAACCTCGTAGATCTAGTGCGCGAAAGCTGGGAAAACGACGTGCATTGGCATCTCTACGGTAGATTTGACCTAGCCGGCGGACTAGACGGCAAGCCGATAAAACTCATCGAATTTAACGCCGACACCCCGACGGCCGTGTTTGAGACGGCGATCATCCAGTGGGCGGCGCTTAAGTTTAACCGCATGGACGAGAGCGCGCAGTTTAACGACCTTTATGACGCCTTAAAGCAAAATTTTAGGCGCCTCGTGACGCTAGATGAAGAGACCGAGAGCTTTAACGAGCACTACGAGGGCTGGAAAATTTTATTTAGCTCGGTTGCGGGCAGCAGCGAGGATGAGCAGACGGTGAAGCTACTGCAGTATATCGCCGAGGAGGCGGGCTTTCACACGGCGTTTGCTTACGTCGATGAGGTCGTATTTAACGACGAGGAGGGAGTGTTTTTTGACGGCGAAAACTACGAGTACTGGTTTAAGCTCGTGCCGTGGGAGGACATCGCCGTAGAGGAAGGCGAGCTAGCCATAATCCTAAAAAACATCGTCCAAAATCAAAAAGCCATCATCCTAAATCCAGCATACACGCTGCTTTTCCAGAGCAAAGGCATCTTAAAAATTCTTTGGGATCTCTATCCGAATCACCCGCTTTTACTGCAAGCTAGCGACAGGCCGATCGCGGGCAAAAAATGCGTGAAAAAGCCGGTTTTCGGGCGAGAGGGCGCAAATGTGAGCGTGATAGAGGCCGATGGTAGCATTAGCTCGCAAAACGGCGGCGACTACGGTCAAAACCGCGCGATCTATCAGGAATTTTACGAATTTAACAAAGACGCCGCCAATAACAGCTACCAAGCCGGCGTATTTTTCGCCTACGAGGCGTGCGCGCTGGGTTATCGCAGGGGCGGCGAAATTTTAGATAACTACTCCAAATTCGTGGGGCACTTTATCAAATAA
- the rpsU gene encoding 30S ribosomal protein S21 — translation MPGIKVHPNESFDEAYRKFKKQTDRNLVVTEVRARRFFEPMTEIRKKQKIAARKKMLKRLYMLRRYESKL, via the coding sequence TTGCCTGGTATTAAGGTACATCCTAACGAGTCTTTTGACGAAGCTTACAGAAAGTTCAAAAAGCAAACCGACAGGAACCTTGTCGTGACTGAAGTTCGCGCAAGACGCTTTTTCGAGCCTATGACCGAGATCCGCAAAAAACAAAAAATCGCGGCTCGCAAGAAAATGCTTAAACGTCTATATATGCTTAGACGCTACGAGTCAAAGCTCTAA
- a CDS encoding MerR family transcriptional regulator — MSKVPVSEAAEILGVTKEAVYNRIRRGTLKTFEKDGIKYVVLDGYEPQTAPKSAPKTSKSAKSSESKKVAKVGEFDVNEFLLSQISELKEQNQNLQADKERLFREKEQILLNNKSEIAQIYRERDEKLRGFLSMLERPLLARQNGEYVAPIDVEFVESKPENEGKWMSLAEFLKSQNLSGKSLKKTQNKIIKNIGKSKFIKFKKGVIMVKSKKISKELDKK, encoded by the coding sequence ATGTCCAAAGTGCCCGTGAGCGAGGCCGCGGAAATCTTAGGCGTAACCAAAGAAGCCGTCTACAACCGCATTCGTCGCGGCACGCTAAAGACCTTTGAAAAAGACGGCATAAAATACGTAGTTTTGGACGGCTACGAGCCCCAAACCGCACCCAAATCGGCGCCCAAAACTTCAAAATCCGCCAAAAGCTCGGAGTCAAAAAAAGTGGCGAAAGTCGGCGAATTTGACGTGAATGAATTTCTACTCTCGCAAATTAGCGAACTAAAAGAACAAAATCAAAATTTGCAAGCCGATAAAGAGAGGCTTTTTCGCGAAAAAGAGCAAATTTTGCTAAATAATAAATCCGAAATCGCTCAAATTTACCGCGAAAGAGACGAGAAACTAAGGGGATTTTTAAGCATGCTCGAGCGACCGCTGCTAGCCCGTCAAAACGGCGAATACGTGGCCCCAATCGACGTTGAATTCGTCGAGAGCAAGCCTGAAAACGAAGGCAAATGGATGAGTTTGGCCGAGTTTTTAAAATCGCAAAATTTAAGCGGCAAAAGCCTTAAAAAAACGCAAAATAAAATCATAAAAAACATCGGAAAATCAAAATTTATCAAATTTAAAAAAGGTGTGATAATGGTAAAAAGTAAGAAAATTTCAAAGGAGCTAGATAAAAAATGA
- a CDS encoding dynamin family protein, with amino-acid sequence MDTDKFLSEIWGALKLFLDPKTQILADERNLAVLLAADTENFDRFMALKEFRDILHALGLKADIYSLQCAQLGAINALKFAKISKSKLLAALEILQNENIISAEHFKRLSAFLCSLGTDLPTQNEHDGSNFKKSDVFHQKIDALNDICERILSLNPSADVANTAAKARQKARELEFNVAVTGVINAGKSTLLNALLSKKILGASNVPETVNLTVLKYAPEPFAKVNFWSEAELRELGIAQDQDDDIAEIYGDLSVKFEGDPSKAAQNLSDKFGADGDTSQAKFDGSSAKPNLTALSNGEKNQDAKFESLVVSLQDGKTNDLNQTQISRDITQTQHGKFAAVSQPQNQTKDGEPQKQTQKNSVQTSKNQAVQPNAAQNLIQESQLQASQICADLPASKTVKTDEIKRYTSADSKYAKFVKSVELYENLELLKDNVRIIDTPGIDDAVALREELVRRFMRECDLMVHLMNVSQSATQKDLDFIVSSLQNSHTVRLAVLLTHADVLKDGELNEVAAYAKKSVEERTRELGVGAEFFAVSAKSYFEGGQNSGVEEFKEYLYETLFGQNSQKSRLGIEAYKKELGRVCAQFAADTQSEILKLTGSNLSLSQKLFELNEQKAALASRLEDVRGAVKEELERLDTAKTAASYELGLRSLAQTLKQRVADDVSYAASKKQKIDPQRLSRIAQTTIKDGVAALMRQNRNEIVRQITACTQNIALKFGEFEGKTAVAEVFSINDYLNSKGINLECAQVADAVTSAANSGAQGVAEAAKVAAEEFLGTRRIKNFVFELSEFEKREFKKQIEAALKEQEKALAISEEALKIELAELSKTSGRDSRELERLNSQSEAINAINLELQSV; translated from the coding sequence GTGGATACGGATAAATTTTTAAGCGAAATTTGGGGCGCTCTTAAGCTATTTTTAGACCCCAAAACGCAAATTCTCGCAGACGAACGAAATCTAGCCGTTTTGCTCGCCGCGGATACGGAAAATTTCGATAGATTTATGGCGCTAAAGGAGTTTAGAGATATCCTTCACGCGCTTGGTCTAAAGGCCGACATATACAGTCTCCAGTGCGCCCAACTAGGTGCGATAAACGCTCTAAAATTCGCAAAAATCTCAAAATCAAAACTACTCGCCGCGCTAGAAATCCTGCAAAATGAAAACATAATCTCCGCTGAGCATTTTAAGCGGCTTTCGGCGTTTTTGTGCTCTCTTGGCACAGATTTGCCGACCCAAAATGAACACGATGGCTCAAATTTTAAAAAATCCGACGTCTTTCACCAAAAAATAGACGCGTTAAACGATATCTGCGAGCGAATTTTATCGCTAAACCCGAGCGCGGACGTCGCAAACACGGCGGCAAAAGCGCGGCAAAAAGCGCGTGAGCTAGAGTTTAACGTCGCGGTTACGGGCGTCATAAACGCGGGTAAATCAACCTTGCTAAACGCGCTGCTGAGCAAGAAAATCCTAGGCGCCTCAAACGTCCCCGAGACGGTAAATTTGACCGTGCTAAAGTATGCGCCCGAGCCTTTTGCAAAAGTAAATTTTTGGAGCGAAGCGGAGCTAAGGGAGCTTGGAATAGCGCAAGATCAAGATGATGATATAGCCGAAATTTACGGCGATTTGAGCGTCAAATTTGAAGGCGATCCAAGCAAGGCGGCGCAAAATTTAAGCGACAAATTCGGCGCGGACGGCGATACGTCGCAAGCCAAATTTGACGGCTCTAGCGCAAAGCCAAATTTAACCGCCTTAAGCAACGGCGAAAAAAATCAAGACGCCAAATTTGAAAGCCTCGTCGTAAGCTTGCAAGACGGTAAAACAAACGACCTGAATCAAACGCAGATAAGCCGAGATATAACGCAAACGCAACACGGCAAATTCGCGGCCGTAAGCCAGCCGCAAAACCAAACTAAAGACGGCGAGCCGCAAAAACAAACGCAAAAAAACAGTGTTCAAACATCAAAAAACCAAGCCGTGCAGCCAAACGCCGCGCAAAATTTAATCCAAGAAAGCCAGCTGCAAGCGAGCCAAATTTGCGCCGATCTGCCTGCAAGCAAAACGGTCAAAACGGACGAGATCAAGCGCTACACCTCGGCGGACTCAAAATACGCAAAATTTGTAAAAAGCGTCGAGCTTTACGAAAATTTGGAGCTTTTAAAGGATAACGTGCGCATCATCGACACGCCCGGCATCGACGACGCGGTGGCTCTGCGCGAGGAGCTGGTGAGGCGATTTATGCGGGAGTGCGACCTGATGGTACACCTGATGAACGTCTCGCAAAGCGCCACGCAAAAGGATCTGGACTTCATAGTCTCAAGCCTGCAAAACTCCCACACTGTGAGGCTCGCCGTGCTACTCACGCACGCGGACGTGCTAAAGGATGGCGAGCTAAACGAGGTCGCCGCCTACGCCAAAAAGAGCGTCGAGGAGCGCACGCGGGAGCTGGGTGTCGGGGCGGAGTTTTTCGCCGTGAGCGCCAAAAGCTACTTTGAGGGCGGGCAAAACAGCGGCGTCGAGGAGTTTAAGGAGTATCTTTACGAGACGCTTTTTGGTCAAAATAGCCAAAAATCTCGCCTTGGTATCGAGGCGTATAAAAAGGAGCTCGGCCGCGTCTGCGCGCAGTTTGCGGCGGATACGCAAAGCGAGATTTTAAAGCTAACGGGCTCAAATTTGAGCTTATCGCAAAAGCTTTTTGAACTAAACGAGCAAAAAGCCGCGCTAGCTAGCCGTCTAGAGGACGTGAGGGGCGCGGTAAAAGAGGAGCTGGAACGCCTAGATACGGCTAAAACCGCGGCTAGCTACGAGCTGGGCCTAAGGTCGCTAGCGCAAACGCTAAAGCAGCGCGTTGCGGATGACGTAAGCTACGCGGCCTCTAAAAAACAAAAGATTGACCCGCAGCGTCTCTCGCGCATCGCGCAAACTACGATCAAAGACGGCGTTGCCGCCTTGATGCGTCAAAATCGCAACGAAATCGTGCGGCAAATCACCGCGTGCACGCAAAATATCGCGCTAAAATTCGGCGAATTTGAGGGCAAAACGGCGGTGGCCGAGGTCTTTAGCATAAACGACTATCTGAACTCAAAAGGGATAAATTTAGAGTGCGCCCAGGTCGCAGACGCGGTGACTAGCGCGGCAAACTCGGGCGCGCAAGGCGTAGCCGAAGCCGCCAAAGTAGCCGCGGAGGAGTTTTTGGGCACCCGGCGGATAAAAAATTTCGTTTTCGAGCTTAGCGAATTTGAAAAAAGAGAGTTTAAAAAGCAAATCGAAGCCGCGCTAAAAGAGCAAGAAAAGGCGCTTGCGATCAGCGAAGAGGCGCTAAAAATCGAGCTTGCCGAGCTATCGAAAACTAGCGGGCGGGACTCGCGCGAGCTAGAGCGACTAAACTCGCAAAGCGAGGCGATAAATGCTATAAATTTGGAGCTGCAAAGTGTTTGA
- a CDS encoding coproporphyrinogen III oxidase family protein, translated as MGFKNIVEKFAVNYAHNTMQKSLYSGLNINILDQKYAKKPKQGTEYMLYAHVPFCHTFCPYCSFHKYHYEQEIAKIYFENLRQEMRQVKDAGFNFTSLYVGGGTTLINEPELEKTLILAKELFDIKDVSCESDPNHIEPENLKRFQGLIDRLSVGVQSFSDEILKKVARHEKFGSSEVLQEKLKKAMGILPTLSLDLIFNLPNQTKEQLLNDVKIAKSIAPEQITFYPLMKSPLTRDAIAKSLGVADSDNEREFYELICENFSDYHQSNAWAFGRDNANLRDEYVGSHHEYLGVGSGAFSFLNGELVINAFNLLDYGRRVKNGESPVIAKCGFTKKERLKYIFLTELFDGGVNIAQYNEFNRADIKKELFVELNLLKLVSAIYEDGGRIIPTGFGRYLCLVLMRDFYAGMDKVRAIFKDDAKIKRSKILRIMNENTEPSFDDALISPRAAV; from the coding sequence ATGGGGTTTAAGAATATTGTAGAAAAATTTGCGGTTAATTACGCCCATAATACTATGCAAAAATCACTCTATAGCGGCCTTAATATCAATATTTTAGATCAAAAATACGCCAAAAAGCCAAAGCAGGGTACCGAATACATGCTCTACGCGCACGTGCCCTTTTGTCATACGTTTTGCCCGTATTGCTCGTTTCACAAGTATCATTATGAACAAGAGATAGCTAAAATTTACTTTGAAAATTTAAGGCAAGAGATGCGACAGGTCAAAGACGCGGGATTTAACTTCACATCCCTTTACGTCGGCGGCGGCACGACGCTCATAAACGAACCCGAGCTCGAAAAGACGCTGATTTTGGCCAAAGAGCTTTTTGATATCAAAGACGTTTCCTGCGAGAGCGACCCAAATCACATCGAGCCTGAAAATTTAAAGCGTTTTCAGGGTCTCATCGACCGCTTAAGCGTCGGCGTGCAAAGTTTTAGCGACGAGATCTTAAAAAAGGTCGCCAGACACGAGAAATTCGGCTCTAGCGAGGTTTTACAAGAAAAGCTTAAAAAAGCCATGGGTATCTTGCCGACTTTGAGTTTAGATCTTATCTTTAACCTCCCGAACCAAACCAAAGAGCAGCTGCTAAACGACGTAAAAATCGCAAAATCCATCGCTCCCGAGCAGATCACTTTCTATCCGCTGATGAAATCTCCGCTCACGCGCGACGCGATCGCAAAGTCGCTAGGCGTCGCGGATAGCGACAACGAGCGCGAATTTTATGAGCTGATCTGCGAAAATTTTAGCGATTATCATCAGAGCAACGCCTGGGCGTTTGGCCGCGATAACGCAAATTTACGCGACGAATACGTCGGCAGCCACCACGAGTATCTTGGCGTGGGCAGCGGCGCATTTAGCTTTTTAAACGGCGAGCTCGTCATCAACGCCTTTAATCTCCTCGACTACGGCCGCCGCGTCAAAAACGGCGAGAGCCCGGTCATCGCAAAATGCGGCTTTACGAAAAAAGAGCGACTCAAATACATCTTCCTCACCGAGCTCTTTGACGGCGGCGTAAATATCGCACAATACAACGAATTTAACCGCGCGGATATCAAAAAAGAGCTCTTTGTCGAGCTAAATTTGCTAAAGCTCGTAAGCGCGATCTACGAGGATGGCGGCCGCATAATACCGACCGGCTTTGGCAGATACCTCTGTCTCGTGCTCATGCGCGACTTTTACGCGGGTATGGACAAGGTGCGCGCGATATTTAAGGACGATGCGAAGATCAAACGCAGCAAAATTTTACGCATAATGAACGAAAATACGGAGCCAAGTTTCGACGACGCCCTCATCTCTCCGCGCGCTGCGGTGTAA
- a CDS encoding YajQ family cyclic di-GMP-binding protein translates to MASEHSFDISAAVDMMEVKNALETAKKEIAARYDFKGLAAEVELNEKEKIITLLSSSDNKIDALKDIVISKLIKRNIPPVAVTESKRESASGANLKATLKLNDTLDSENAKKITKAIKDAKLKVTAAIRGEEVRVSGKSIDDLQECIRLVKGLNLELPISFKNLK, encoded by the coding sequence ATGGCTAGCGAACACAGTTTTGACATCAGCGCGGCGGTCGATATGATGGAGGTCAAAAACGCGCTAGAAACGGCGAAAAAAGAGATCGCGGCGAGATATGATTTTAAGGGGCTTGCGGCCGAGGTGGAGTTAAACGAAAAGGAAAAAATCATCACGCTTCTTAGCTCTAGCGACAACAAAATCGACGCGCTAAAAGACATCGTGATCTCAAAGCTCATCAAGCGAAACATCCCGCCGGTAGCCGTTACCGAGAGTAAACGCGAGAGCGCGAGCGGCGCAAATTTAAAGGCGACGCTAAAGCTAAACGACACCCTAGATAGCGAAAACGCGAAGAAAATCACCAAAGCGATCAAGGACGCAAAGCTAAAAGTAACTGCGGCGATCCGCGGCGAAGAGGTGCGAGTAAGCGGCAAAAGCATCGACGATCTGCAGGAGTGTATAAGGCTTGTGAAGGGGTTAAATTTGGAGCTACCGATTAGTTTTAAAAACTTAAAATAG
- a CDS encoding UPF0323 family lipoprotein, which produces MRVFKGIKKVASYAAVGGFGAVVIAGLAGCGSNDNGGESSALNEAAQKTGAFVIIEETAPGKYKVLEEYPSSETRVVLKDINGTERVLSKEEMDKLIAEENAKIDAGTSNLTNPNAQNAQLSSGGMSMGEALLASAAGAIIGSWIGNKLFNNPGYQAQRQSAYKNPSAYSRSVDSFNKAKATSSAGKPSGGKSGFFGGSSSKSGSNSNFGG; this is translated from the coding sequence ATGAGAGTTTTTAAAGGCATAAAAAAAGTAGCAAGCTACGCTGCGGTCGGCGGATTTGGCGCGGTCGTGATAGCTGGGCTGGCCGGCTGCGGCAGCAACGATAACGGAGGAGAAAGTAGCGCGCTAAACGAAGCGGCGCAAAAAACGGGAGCATTCGTCATCATCGAGGAAACGGCGCCTGGCAAATATAAAGTCCTAGAGGAGTATCCGAGCAGCGAAACTCGCGTCGTGCTAAAGGACATCAACGGCACCGAGCGCGTGCTGAGCAAAGAGGAGATGGATAAGCTAATCGCCGAAGAAAACGCCAAAATCGATGCCGGAACGTCAAATTTGACAAATCCGAACGCTCAAAATGCGCAACTTTCAAGCGGCGGTATGAGTATGGGCGAAGCGCTCTTGGCATCGGCTGCGGGCGCGATCATCGGCAGCTGGATCGGCAACAAGCTCTTTAACAACCCGGGCTATCAGGCGCAGCGCCAAAGCGCGTATAAAAACCCGAGCGCCTACTCAAGGAGCGTAGATAGCTTTAACAAAGCCAAAGCCACGAGCTCGGCGGGCAAGCCTAGCGGCGGAAAGAGCGGATTTTTCGGCGGATCAAGCTCGAAGTCCGGCTCAAACTCGAATTTTGGAGGCTGA
- a CDS encoding methyltransferase family protein yields MKFRNLLGYVVGSAIFLVFFPYLIRLISQKFAFIIFENQILPIVFGAPFLALGAIYIILSNIQMKRIGKGNPADGFNVAIGERTKNLMTEGIYKHTRNPMLFGVFTLYIGISLLTNSYAALVFPAIFIAYMSWYVKKFEEPRLLLDFGDEYERYLRKTPMIVPFLI; encoded by the coding sequence ATGAAATTTAGAAATTTGTTAGGCTACGTCGTCGGAAGCGCTATATTTTTAGTGTTTTTTCCGTATTTGATCCGGCTTATTTCGCAGAAATTTGCTTTTATTATTTTTGAAAATCAAATTTTACCTATTGTTTTCGGCGCGCCTTTTCTTGCGCTCGGAGCTATTTATATCATTCTTTCAAACATCCAAATGAAACGCATAGGCAAAGGAAATCCCGCCGATGGCTTTAACGTGGCTATCGGCGAACGGACGAAAAATTTGATGACCGAGGGCATTTATAAACACACGAGAAATCCGATGCTTTTTGGCGTTTTCACGCTTTATATCGGCATTTCATTACTTACAAATTCATACGCCGCACTGGTTTTTCCCGCGATTTTTATCGCTTATATGAGCTGGTATGTGAAAAAATTTGAGGAGCCTAGGTTGCTTTTGGATTTTGGCGACGAATACGAGCGGTATCTGCGTAAAACGCCGATGATCGTTCCTTTTTTAATTTAA
- a CDS encoding D-2-hydroxyacid dehydrogenase, whose product MKIVCLDAATLGSDVNLDVFRQFGEFVSFETTAAAERVERLKGADVVITNKVVIDKETMDASNLKLICISATGMNNVDLAYAASKGIAVKNVAGYSTVSVVQHTFACLFALTNRIKFYDNYAQSGEWAKSEIFTNLDRSIGEIAGKSFGVIGLGEIGRGVARIAAAFGANVSYYSTSGANANVEFKRQNLGELLGGCDIVSIHAPLNEKTRNLIGERELNLMKEGALLMNFGRGGIVDENAVARAIDGRNLRFAADVLETEPMRADHPLLNIKNKENLILTPHVAWASFEARERLVAMIAENIKEFLNGSCKK is encoded by the coding sequence ATGAAAATAGTCTGCCTCGATGCCGCTACGCTTGGAAGCGACGTAAATTTGGACGTTTTTAGGCAGTTTGGCGAATTTGTTAGCTTTGAGACTACCGCCGCAGCCGAGCGCGTAGAGCGACTAAAAGGCGCGGACGTCGTCATCACGAACAAGGTCGTCATCGACAAAGAGACGATGGATGCGTCAAATTTAAAGCTAATCTGCATCAGCGCGACGGGTATGAACAACGTCGATCTCGCCTACGCCGCGTCAAAAGGCATCGCGGTGAAAAACGTCGCGGGTTACTCGACGGTCAGCGTCGTGCAGCATACGTTCGCTTGCCTTTTTGCGCTAACCAATCGCATCAAATTTTACGATAATTACGCGCAAAGCGGCGAGTGGGCGAAGAGCGAAATTTTTACGAATTTAGACCGCAGTATCGGCGAGATAGCGGGCAAAAGCTTCGGCGTTATCGGCCTTGGCGAGATCGGTAGAGGCGTGGCGCGCATCGCGGCGGCATTTGGCGCGAATGTGAGCTACTACTCTACTAGCGGCGCAAACGCAAACGTGGAGTTTAAAAGACAAAATTTGGGCGAGCTTCTGGGTGGCTGCGATATCGTGAGTATCCATGCTCCGCTAAACGAAAAAACGCGAAATTTGATCGGTGAGCGGGAGCTAAATTTGATGAAAGAGGGTGCCTTGCTGATGAACTTCGGACGCGGCGGTATCGTGGACGAAAACGCCGTAGCTCGCGCGATAGACGGGCGAAATTTGCGTTTTGCCGCCGACGTGCTGGAGACCGAGCCCATGCGCGCGGATCATCCGCTACTAAATATCAAAAACAAGGAAAATTTGATACTCACTCCGCACGTAGCGTGGGCGAGTTTTGAAGCTAGAGAGCGGCTCGTAGCGATGATCGCGGAAAATATAAAAGAATTTTTAAACGGGTCTTGCAAAAAATGA
- a CDS encoding DUF2314 domain-containing protein translates to MGFFKKIFGKQVDLGEQMPIYFASNEEDYMQRAFEQARESFRYFWRELYWERHRVVPGLDFAMVKICFLDVVDGEEVGEHMWINDIDFDGETISGTLVNEPDAVQNVKNGDRVNAKIDEMSDWMFAVGGRAYGGFSVQAMRSRMQKGELKEHDKAWGLDFGDFNDILVVYEQKEHPENLTEHPMSENMREQFEQYVKEHPSIVSDADELGFTQLHHEALAGNLALINVLLANGADKNIRTKSGKRAIDFAENLGWKDIVKALA, encoded by the coding sequence ATGGGCTTTTTTAAGAAAATTTTCGGCAAACAAGTCGATCTGGGCGAGCAAATGCCGATTTATTTCGCAAGTAACGAAGAAGACTATATGCAGCGCGCATTCGAGCAGGCGCGCGAGAGCTTTAGGTATTTTTGGCGCGAGCTTTACTGGGAGCGCCACAGGGTCGTGCCCGGGCTTGATTTTGCGATGGTTAAAATTTGTTTTTTAGACGTCGTGGACGGCGAGGAAGTCGGCGAGCATATGTGGATAAACGACATTGATTTTGACGGCGAGACTATCTCGGGCACGCTCGTAAACGAGCCTGACGCCGTGCAAAACGTAAAAAACGGCGACCGCGTGAATGCAAAAATAGACGAGATGAGCGACTGGATGTTTGCAGTGGGCGGACGCGCGTACGGCGGATTTAGCGTGCAGGCGATGCGCTCGCGCATGCAAAAGGGCGAGCTAAAAGAGCACGATAAAGCGTGGGGGCTTGATTTTGGTGATTTTAACGATATTTTGGTGGTTTATGAGCAAAAAGAGCATCCGGAAAATTTAACCGAGCATCCGATGAGCGAAAATATGCGTGAGCAGTTCGAGCAATACGTCAAAGAGCACCCAAGTATCGTCTCTGACGCCGATGAGCTCGGATTTACGCAGCTGCACCACGAGGCGCTCGCGGGCAATCTAGCGCTCATAAACGTACTGCTGGCAAACGGCGCGGACAAAAATATACGCACGAAAAGCGGTAAAAGAGCGATTGATTTTGCCGAGAATTTGGGCTGGAAAGATATCGTTAAAGCGCTTGCTTAA